The following coding sequences are from one Geothrix sp. window:
- a CDS encoding energy transducer TonB codes for MGTYTRLGSYLLASELASDPLGSIHRAVVIAGNGFDRHVLVRTFSEELFQAGMNTRLAEAGRVVPLLGGARIFGLGYRIESGKTPHVAWDYVPGRSLAQLIDKARQEQIPFGVDHALTVIQGVAQGIVQMQAKGVSHGVLSPHSVWVSFEGATQLVDAPYAALTRSLLAKAPAAKHKLGTYLQGPENDVLQQDLFALGAVLYELLTFERLPVGGDLQSVLDQATLKAAQEDAPLPAEIRAFLGRLLLGRQPFATVEAFSVELERVLYDGEYSPTTFNMAFFMHTLFREENDRDATAMKVEKTDNYLAYTAAGETLRSGATRVEHIDGHDEAKVSQKNSTLLIGGGLAAVVILGLGYIFFGRPKVDPAMQKQLAELQLLKVQIEQQKSDLDAKAKAETDKTVQLQKQLTETKSVEDKARIQKQLEEAQERKLELERQQKAAEQRLAEQKQNELRLAEQKRASEAKPALPPPPAPEIPKPQPMQEAPKSSVPTPATAQAAPAAAPVNEPARVITQGPLVFPLRAVQMGKANEDRTVRLKVFVGEQGQPLKVSVVEGVAGAWGYDEAAIDAANKSTYSPATRDGKPVKGWTPEIAYKFQKRR; via the coding sequence ATGGGTACCTACACCCGCCTCGGGTCCTACCTGCTGGCATCGGAGCTGGCCTCCGATCCCCTCGGTTCCATCCACCGGGCGGTCGTCATCGCCGGCAACGGCTTCGACCGCCACGTGCTGGTCCGGACCTTCTCGGAGGAACTGTTCCAGGCCGGCATGAACACCCGCCTGGCGGAAGCGGGCCGGGTGGTTCCCCTTCTTGGCGGAGCCCGGATCTTCGGCCTGGGCTACCGGATCGAGAGTGGCAAGACGCCGCACGTGGCCTGGGACTACGTGCCGGGCCGGAGCCTCGCCCAGCTCATCGACAAGGCCAGGCAGGAGCAGATCCCCTTCGGCGTGGATCACGCCCTGACCGTGATCCAGGGCGTGGCCCAGGGCATCGTGCAGATGCAGGCCAAGGGCGTCAGCCATGGGGTCCTCAGCCCCCACAGCGTGTGGGTGAGCTTCGAGGGCGCCACGCAGCTCGTGGATGCGCCCTACGCCGCCCTGACCCGGAGCCTGCTGGCCAAGGCCCCCGCCGCCAAGCACAAGCTCGGCACCTACCTTCAGGGGCCGGAGAACGATGTACTGCAGCAGGATCTCTTCGCCCTGGGCGCGGTGCTCTATGAGCTGCTGACCTTCGAGCGCCTTCCCGTGGGCGGGGACCTCCAAAGCGTGCTGGACCAGGCCACCCTCAAGGCCGCCCAGGAAGATGCTCCCCTGCCGGCGGAGATCCGCGCCTTCCTCGGGCGGCTGTTGCTGGGCCGCCAGCCCTTCGCCACGGTGGAGGCCTTCAGCGTGGAGCTGGAGCGGGTCCTCTACGACGGCGAGTACAGCCCGACCACCTTCAACATGGCCTTCTTCATGCACACGCTGTTCCGGGAGGAGAACGACCGGGACGCCACGGCCATGAAGGTGGAGAAGACCGACAACTACCTGGCCTACACCGCGGCCGGCGAGACGCTGCGGAGCGGCGCCACCCGGGTGGAGCACATCGACGGCCACGACGAGGCCAAGGTCAGTCAGAAGAACTCCACCCTGCTCATCGGCGGGGGACTCGCGGCCGTGGTGATCCTGGGGCTGGGCTACATCTTCTTCGGCCGGCCCAAGGTGGATCCGGCCATGCAGAAGCAGCTGGCCGAACTGCAGCTGCTCAAGGTGCAGATCGAGCAGCAGAAGTCCGACCTCGATGCCAAGGCCAAGGCCGAGACCGACAAGACCGTCCAGCTCCAGAAGCAGCTGACGGAGACCAAGTCCGTCGAGGACAAGGCCCGGATCCAGAAGCAGCTGGAGGAGGCGCAGGAGCGCAAGCTCGAGCTGGAACGCCAGCAGAAGGCGGCTGAGCAGAGGCTGGCCGAGCAGAAGCAGAACGAACTGAGGCTGGCCGAGCAGAAGAGGGCCTCGGAAGCCAAGCCCGCCCTTCCGCCCCCGCCGGCCCCTGAGATCCCCAAGCCCCAGCCCATGCAGGAAGCACCGAAATCGTCCGTTCCCACGCCGGCCACTGCGCAGGCCGCCCCGGCTGCGGCTCCCGTCAACGAGCCGGCCCGCGTGATCACCCAGGGCCCCCTGGTCTTCCCGCTCCGTGCGGTCCAGATGGGCAAGGCCAATGAGGACCGGACGGTCCGGCTGAAGGTCTTCGTGGGTGAGCAGGGCCAGCCCCTCAAGGTCTCCGTGGTCGAGGGCGTGGCTGGTGCCTGGGGTTACGACGAGGCCGCCATCGATGCCGCCAACAAGTCCACCTACAGCCCGGCGACCCGGGATGGCAAGCCGGTCAAGGGCTGGACTCCGGAGATCGCCTACAAGTTCCAAAAGCGCCGCTGA
- the rnhA gene encoding ribonuclease HI, with protein sequence MKIELYCDGACLGNPGPGGWGYLLRVHLATGTQEKEGSGPEADTTNNRMELMAAIKGLEALTKPCQVLLQSDSQYVVKGITSWLKDWKRRGWKKADGKPVLNADLWQALDAQLARHHVEARWVKGHAGHAENERVDRLANEAAQWA encoded by the coding sequence ATGAAGATCGAGCTCTACTGCGATGGCGCGTGTCTAGGGAACCCCGGTCCGGGTGGATGGGGGTACCTGCTGCGGGTGCACCTCGCCACGGGCACCCAGGAAAAGGAAGGCTCGGGTCCCGAGGCCGACACCACCAACAACCGCATGGAGCTCATGGCCGCCATCAAGGGCCTGGAGGCGCTCACGAAGCCCTGCCAGGTGCTGCTGCAGAGCGACAGCCAGTACGTGGTGAAGGGCATCACCTCCTGGCTGAAGGACTGGAAGCGCCGCGGCTGGAAGAAGGCGGACGGCAAACCCGTGCTGAACGCAGACCTCTGGCAGGCCCTGGACGCACAGCTGGCCCGGCATCACGTGGAAGCACGCTGGGTGAAGGGACATGCCGGCCACGCGGAGAACGAGCGCGTGGATCGGCTGGCGAACGAGGCGGCCCAGTGGGCATAA
- the lat gene encoding L-lysine 6-transaminase, with product MSSQPIHPNAVFDTLGRHMLVDGFHLVMDLEKSHGSWIVDARDGRKYLDFYTFFATTPLGHNHPRLRESAFVQQLGEIAVNKPANSDIYTTAFAEWVEAFGTHAAPDYLPHLFWIDGGSLAVENALKAAFDWKVRKNLAAGKGEKGTQVIHFREAFHGRSGYTLSLTNTADPRKYQYFPKFSWPRVPNPKLTFPMDLAKIEAAEAEAVAAIEAAVAQNPDDIACLIVEPIQGEGGDNHFRGEFLRKLRVLADRHEFLLIFDEVQTGFGATGKWWAHQWFDVQPDIIAFGKKSQTCGIAAGRRLDEVDCVFKVPSRINSTWGGNLVDMVRGTRIIDVIREENLLDHGVKQGERLLKGLQEIHRDFPEFTSNPRGRGLFCAMDIATPELRNAVVAKGHDLGMMILSTGVNGLRFRPAMNLTTEDLDLGVELLRKAVAQVAAASPTLVG from the coding sequence ATGTCCAGCCAGCCCATCCATCCCAACGCCGTCTTCGACACCCTCGGCCGCCACATGCTGGTGGACGGGTTCCACCTGGTGATGGACCTGGAGAAGTCCCACGGCTCCTGGATCGTGGATGCCCGGGATGGCCGCAAGTACCTGGATTTCTATACCTTCTTCGCCACCACGCCCCTGGGGCACAACCACCCGCGCCTGCGGGAGTCGGCCTTCGTCCAGCAGCTGGGCGAGATCGCGGTCAACAAGCCGGCCAACTCGGACATCTACACCACGGCCTTCGCGGAGTGGGTGGAGGCCTTCGGCACCCACGCGGCGCCGGACTACCTGCCCCACCTGTTCTGGATCGACGGCGGCTCCCTGGCGGTGGAAAACGCCCTGAAGGCGGCCTTCGACTGGAAGGTGCGCAAGAACCTGGCGGCGGGCAAGGGCGAGAAGGGCACTCAGGTGATCCACTTCCGCGAGGCCTTCCACGGGCGCAGCGGCTACACGCTGAGCCTCACGAACACCGCCGATCCCCGCAAATACCAGTACTTCCCCAAGTTCTCCTGGCCCCGCGTGCCGAACCCCAAGCTGACCTTCCCCATGGATCTGGCGAAGATCGAGGCGGCGGAAGCCGAAGCCGTGGCCGCCATCGAAGCGGCCGTGGCCCAGAACCCCGACGACATCGCCTGCCTCATCGTGGAGCCCATCCAGGGCGAGGGCGGCGACAACCACTTCCGGGGCGAATTCCTGCGCAAGCTGCGCGTCCTGGCGGACCGTCATGAATTCCTTCTGATCTTCGACGAAGTGCAAACCGGCTTCGGCGCCACGGGCAAGTGGTGGGCGCACCAGTGGTTCGATGTGCAGCCCGACATCATCGCCTTCGGCAAGAAGAGCCAGACCTGCGGCATCGCCGCGGGCCGGCGCCTCGACGAGGTGGACTGCGTCTTCAAGGTGCCCAGCCGCATCAACAGCACCTGGGGTGGCAACCTGGTGGACATGGTGCGCGGCACGCGCATCATCGACGTCATCCGCGAGGAGAACCTGCTGGACCACGGCGTGAAACAGGGCGAGCGCCTGCTCAAGGGCCTGCAGGAGATCCACCGCGACTTTCCCGAGTTCACGTCGAACCCCCGCGGCCGCGGCCTCTTCTGCGCCATGGACATCGCCACGCCGGAGCTCCGCAACGCCGTAGTGGCCAAGGGCCACGACCTGGGCATGATGATCCTCTCCACCGGCGTGAACGGCCTGCGCTTCCGCCCCGCCATGAACCTCACCACCGAGGATCTGGACCTGGGCGTGGAGCTGCTCCGCAAGGCCGTGGCACAAGTGGCGGCCGCTTCTCCTACTCTGGTGGGATGA
- a CDS encoding molybdenum cofactor biosynthesis protein MoaE — MIPWIAVQEAPLDAMALRSVMEDPHAGALVLFEGRARDHHEGRAVLELAYEAYASMAEKELGLLREKAIERYGLTRCAVHHRIGVVPLTEAAVIVATSSAHRAESFQAAAWIMDEIKQRVPIWKRERYKDGSESWVECTHRFQM, encoded by the coding sequence ATGATTCCCTGGATAGCGGTTCAGGAAGCGCCTCTGGACGCGATGGCTTTACGAAGTGTCATGGAAGATCCCCATGCCGGGGCCCTGGTTCTGTTCGAAGGCCGGGCTCGGGATCACCACGAAGGCCGTGCGGTGCTGGAACTGGCGTACGAGGCCTACGCGTCCATGGCCGAGAAGGAACTGGGCCTGCTGCGTGAGAAGGCCATCGAGCGCTACGGCCTCACCCGCTGCGCCGTCCACCACCGCATCGGCGTGGTGCCCCTCACCGAGGCCGCCGTGATCGTGGCCACCAGCAGCGCCCACCGCGCCGAGAGCTTCCAGGCCGCCGCCTGGATCATGGACGAGATCAAGCAGCGCGTCCCCATCTGGAAGCGGGAGCGCTACAAGGATGGGAGCGAGAGCTGGGTCGAGTGCACCCACCGCTTCCAGATGTGA
- a CDS encoding anti-sigma factor family protein, which yields MDETSMQPLSPDPEAAPLDPGASPELTRAILARTSGDPCHRLQSLACDFVDGTLEAGQASLVRLHLGHCEACSALVEALTSLRTDLPAMTEVDPGPWFTQAVLRATRHQPIRRSADLRGLWWRLMHRPRISLETAYLGAAAGLMGTYLPLPALAPRVPALVQPLGDSALRVAGQVAQAERRTSASLQRSLRPIVSPRPAPRPRGSLWQRLSSWIRTRLQVFRRTPPPPPSPEAKMPPSANP from the coding sequence ATGGACGAGACCTCCATGCAGCCCCTGTCCCCCGACCCCGAGGCTGCCCCCCTGGACCCCGGGGCCTCCCCGGAGCTGACCCGGGCCATCCTGGCCCGCACCTCCGGGGATCCCTGCCATCGCCTGCAGAGCCTGGCCTGTGATTTCGTGGATGGCACCCTGGAGGCCGGACAGGCCAGTCTGGTCCGCCTCCACCTCGGGCACTGCGAGGCCTGTTCGGCCCTGGTGGAAGCGCTGACCAGTCTGCGGACGGATCTGCCCGCCATGACCGAGGTGGACCCCGGTCCCTGGTTCACCCAGGCGGTGCTGCGGGCCACCCGGCACCAGCCCATCCGGCGGAGCGCCGACCTGCGCGGCCTCTGGTGGCGCCTCATGCACCGTCCCCGCATCTCCCTGGAGACGGCCTACCTGGGCGCGGCCGCGGGCCTGATGGGGACCTACCTGCCCCTGCCCGCCCTCGCTCCCAGGGTGCCGGCCCTGGTGCAGCCCCTCGGCGACTCCGCCCTGAGGGTGGCGGGCCAGGTGGCCCAGGCGGAACGCCGCACGTCCGCCTCGCTGCAGCGGAGCCTCCGCCCCATCGTCAGCCCCCGGCCGGCTCCGCGGCCGAGGGGAAGCCTCTGGCAGCGGCTGTCCTCCTGGATCAGGACCCGGCTTCAGGTTTTCCGGAGAACCCCGCCACCCCCGCCCAGCCCGGAAGCCAAAATGCCCCCCTCGGCGAACCCCTGA
- a CDS encoding RNA polymerase sigma factor produces the protein MELPQLLDLVRRGDELAWEAFVRRFQSRVFGLAYHYTAHAEDARDLAQEVFIRIYQHLAGVPGEDGCLPWIIRITRNACIDHLRRRKARPPLWDLPADEMFNLRSTDRSPEEAHLEAVRKTMVHRALQELTDLNREIILLKEIQGLGLEEIAAILGVPVGTVKSRSHRARVELAQRLVAVGMGA, from the coding sequence ATGGAACTCCCCCAGCTGCTGGATCTGGTTCGACGCGGCGACGAGCTGGCCTGGGAGGCCTTCGTCCGACGGTTCCAGTCCCGCGTGTTCGGGCTGGCGTACCACTACACCGCCCACGCCGAGGATGCGCGGGATCTGGCCCAGGAGGTCTTCATCCGCATCTACCAGCACCTTGCCGGGGTTCCGGGCGAGGACGGCTGCCTGCCCTGGATCATCCGCATCACCCGCAACGCCTGCATCGACCACCTGAGGCGCCGGAAGGCCCGCCCGCCGCTCTGGGATCTGCCCGCCGACGAGATGTTCAACCTGCGGTCCACGGACCGGAGTCCCGAGGAGGCCCACCTCGAAGCGGTCCGGAAGACCATGGTGCACCGCGCCCTCCAGGAGCTCACCGACCTCAACCGGGAAATCATCCTGCTCAAGGAGATCCAGGGCCTGGGACTGGAGGAGATCGCCGCCATCCTCGGGGTTCCCGTGGGCACGGTGAAGTCGCGCTCGCACCGCGCCCGGGTGGAACTGGCCCAAAGGCTGGTGGCCGTGGGCATGGGGGCCTGA
- a CDS encoding Y-family DNA polymerase — MEVPVLAMWVPELPFQLACGRDGALRDRPLAFLNPESPRSPSLWFVNRLGRAEGLAPGLPLDQALRVAPGLKVLDPAPQVWWEAQGSLGDFLQHWTPQGQLGRLGEALVELQGTQRIFGPLADTAQRMRRELTERHGWASHGGLSLSATAAQLAARIEHQLELVADGAESAFLAPQPLRRLPDLAPRTRERFHRLGLRSFGDLQPVPLPVLAELTHPKVAPDLQARVRGEDRPKLPLLTERPGHARHGWRLQPPCLPEEVALAARCLDWLWSDARHPRHLVLRWWDVDGEPHAWHAAPEDLTAPPLILARRLQQAFLAGAPRRLLVREVELRLAWGLGRERSLFQDPLQQRFERLEPALARLRHRFPDRAVLPGWVGGVLKQANNSLILMEAR; from the coding sequence TTGGAGGTTCCGGTGCTGGCGATGTGGGTTCCCGAACTGCCGTTCCAGCTGGCCTGTGGCCGGGACGGGGCGTTGCGGGACCGGCCCCTGGCCTTCCTGAACCCCGAGAGCCCCCGCTCGCCCAGCCTCTGGTTCGTCAACCGCCTGGGCCGGGCCGAGGGGCTGGCCCCGGGCCTGCCCCTGGATCAGGCCCTGCGGGTGGCGCCGGGTCTGAAGGTGCTGGATCCGGCCCCCCAGGTCTGGTGGGAGGCCCAGGGCAGCCTGGGGGACTTCCTGCAGCACTGGACGCCCCAGGGCCAGCTGGGGCGCCTGGGCGAGGCCCTGGTGGAGCTCCAGGGCACCCAGCGCATCTTCGGTCCTCTGGCGGACACGGCCCAGCGCATGCGCCGGGAGCTGACCGAGCGGCACGGCTGGGCCAGCCACGGGGGCCTGTCCCTGAGCGCCACTGCCGCGCAGCTCGCCGCCCGCATCGAGCACCAGCTGGAGCTGGTGGCGGACGGCGCCGAGAGCGCCTTCCTGGCCCCCCAGCCCCTGCGTCGCCTGCCCGATCTGGCCCCCCGCACCCGGGAGCGCTTCCACCGCCTGGGCCTGCGGTCTTTCGGCGACCTGCAGCCCGTGCCCCTGCCGGTGCTGGCGGAGCTGACCCATCCCAAGGTGGCGCCGGACCTCCAGGCCCGGGTGCGGGGCGAGGACCGGCCCAAGCTGCCCCTGCTCACGGAGCGCCCCGGCCACGCCCGCCATGGCTGGCGCCTCCAGCCCCCCTGCCTGCCCGAGGAGGTGGCCCTGGCCGCCCGCTGCCTGGACTGGCTCTGGTCCGATGCCCGCCATCCCCGCCACCTGGTGCTGCGCTGGTGGGATGTGGATGGCGAACCCCACGCCTGGCACGCCGCGCCGGAGGATCTGACGGCCCCGCCCCTGATCCTGGCCCGACGCCTCCAGCAGGCTTTTCTCGCGGGCGCCCCCCGGCGCCTCCTGGTGCGCGAGGTGGAGCTGCGCCTGGCCTGGGGCCTGGGCCGCGAGCGCAGCCTCTTCCAGGACCCGCTCCAGCAGCGCTTCGAGCGCCTCGAACCCGCCCTCGCCCGCCTGCGCCATCGCTTCCCGGACCGGGCCGTGCTGCCGGGGTGGGTCGGAGGGGTCTTGAAACAAGCCAATAATAGCCTAATATTGATGGAGGCCCGATGA
- a CDS encoding DUF4160 domain-containing protein has product MTPTPHREGPFRFFFYSHEPREPPHVHIERDDAIAKIWLHDGAIADAGGLTPRDLQRVVAIVMTHRDSFIEAWHEHFGEP; this is encoded by the coding sequence ATGACCCCCACCCCCCACCGGGAAGGGCCCTTCCGGTTCTTCTTCTACAGTCATGAACCCCGCGAGCCACCCCATGTCCACATCGAACGCGACGATGCCATTGCCAAGATCTGGCTGCATGATGGCGCCATCGCGGACGCCGGAGGCCTCACACCCCGGGATCTCCAGCGGGTGGTGGCCATCGTGATGACCCATCGAGACAGCTTCATCGAGGCCTGGCATGAGCACTTTGGCGAACCCTGA
- a CDS encoding DUF2442 domain-containing protein: MSTLANPEPPRATHLWFERGRLVVQLQDGRELACPLAFFPRLAAAPAGDLADWRFTGRGTGIHWLRLDEDLSIEGLLEGRRAPEVDARAKALAPRLRAARRQAGLTQAQLAERMGRSQALVSLAERGALRIGTPYLHAVLEACGLPMDWQP, from the coding sequence ATGAGCACTTTGGCGAACCCTGAGCCTCCCCGCGCCACGCATCTCTGGTTCGAACGGGGCCGGCTGGTCGTCCAGCTCCAGGACGGTCGGGAGTTGGCCTGCCCGCTGGCCTTCTTCCCACGGCTGGCGGCGGCTCCCGCCGGGGATCTGGCGGACTGGCGATTCACGGGCCGTGGCACAGGCATCCACTGGCTTCGCCTGGACGAGGATCTTTCCATCGAGGGACTGCTGGAGGGCCGCCGCGCCCCCGAGGTGGATGCCCGGGCGAAGGCCCTGGCTCCGCGACTGCGGGCCGCCCGCCGCCAAGCCGGCCTCACCCAGGCGCAGCTGGCCGAGCGGATGGGCCGCTCCCAGGCCCTGGTGAGCCTCGCCGAGCGGGGCGCCCTGCGCATCGGAACCCCCTACCTCCATGCCGTCCTCGAAGCCTGCGGCCTGCCCATGGATTGGCAGCCCTGA
- a CDS encoding helix-hairpin-helix domain-containing protein: protein MFALGISDFSIGEGVYPAKQLLSLARRFGYRDLVCWDQGMAGYPKLRDTLEWIHKSRELEGLPPDPQWTGFRLHLGCRFTWRGHGYGALPFSDAGYAALNRLLTAQTHDAAPGPAIPGLGAPEPPRDCVLLADDLAGLDALLREGFDAALLAHPCRVQEARKALAAGLEVVAPQALRFRTAEGLEMHRLKRAIDQQATFLRTEALWQPAEAAVPRGEWEARFPFAEPAVERATAAVLERISGWQIHWGKWEVSKPLDQEAADLDALLRERVRRGVTEKYAESSEDLRGRALVRMEQELDLITAMNFARYFLLVQDIVLALKHKGLPTRICGRGSGAASLVGYALDLSNVDPVATNLMFERFLTKERKDPPDMDIDFAWDERDQVIQAVFERYGRGRVAVVSNHAFFKAKGALRAVAQAHGRPDSELKQLARYVRGWEGGLERASENPAWDTILRQARMLKGHFHQFSVHPGGTIVTPGPLWEHAAFQPAPAKVGVSTTTWDKDGVENYGLVKIDLLGNRSLAVIRDAYEVLGDRVPKDPGTHSRGDADTQALLGRGDSIGVFYVESPATRQLQQRVGKGDFETLVIHSSLIRPAAYRWVDRYVKRSRGEEVWEPSDPVFNELLSESFGVLVYQEDVIKVCVALAGWSHHEADQLRKLLGKPDCEAKLPFFEARFRRGCAERGVRPATVDESWDMIRTFQGYSFCKPHSASYAQVSFESAWIKTHHPAVFFASVITNQGGYYPAIAYLGDARRHRLVVRGPDANASAWPFTAEGEQALRVGLMQVHGAQEPEVRRLLEERDKKGPFEHLDDLLGRVKPSVTTAEALCAAGAFDLWAPDGDRTRLMWARLGGVPPGVRPRPTDLFDRADLEMATMTLTLELHPAALARVRKGGGSSRAAEVVKPNQRLRFWALVVADKEVATEKNERMQFVTFEDETGLCEAVAFPDAIRKRQRPFRVGEIVCVSGRSTEQDGLAVLEVD from the coding sequence ATGTTCGCCCTCGGCATCTCCGATTTCTCCATTGGTGAAGGCGTCTACCCGGCGAAGCAGCTCCTGTCGCTGGCGCGACGCTTCGGCTACCGCGACCTGGTCTGCTGGGACCAGGGCATGGCGGGCTATCCGAAGCTGCGCGACACGCTGGAGTGGATCCACAAGTCCCGCGAACTCGAAGGTCTGCCACCGGATCCCCAGTGGACGGGCTTCCGCCTGCACCTGGGCTGCCGCTTCACCTGGCGGGGCCATGGGTACGGGGCACTGCCCTTCAGCGATGCCGGCTACGCCGCGCTCAACCGCCTGCTCACGGCCCAGACCCATGATGCGGCGCCAGGTCCCGCCATCCCGGGCCTGGGCGCGCCGGAACCGCCCCGCGACTGCGTGCTGCTGGCCGACGACCTCGCGGGCCTGGATGCCCTGCTGCGTGAAGGCTTTGACGCGGCCCTGCTGGCCCATCCCTGCCGTGTGCAGGAGGCCCGGAAGGCCCTGGCCGCGGGCCTAGAGGTGGTGGCGCCCCAGGCGCTGCGCTTCCGCACCGCCGAGGGCCTGGAGATGCACCGGCTCAAGCGGGCCATCGACCAGCAGGCCACCTTCCTCCGTACCGAAGCCCTGTGGCAGCCCGCCGAGGCCGCCGTGCCTCGCGGCGAATGGGAGGCGCGCTTCCCGTTTGCCGAACCCGCCGTGGAAAGGGCCACGGCCGCGGTGCTGGAGCGGATCTCGGGCTGGCAGATCCACTGGGGGAAATGGGAGGTGTCGAAACCGCTGGACCAGGAGGCCGCGGACCTCGACGCCCTCCTGCGGGAGCGCGTGCGGAGGGGCGTGACGGAGAAGTACGCCGAGTCGTCCGAAGACCTGCGCGGCCGGGCCCTCGTACGCATGGAGCAGGAGCTGGACCTCATCACCGCCATGAATTTCGCCCGCTACTTCCTGCTGGTGCAGGACATCGTGCTGGCGCTGAAGCACAAGGGCCTGCCCACCCGCATCTGCGGGCGCGGCAGTGGCGCGGCCTCGCTGGTGGGCTACGCCCTGGACCTCAGCAACGTGGATCCCGTGGCCACCAACCTGATGTTCGAGCGCTTCCTCACGAAGGAGCGCAAGGATCCGCCGGACATGGACATCGACTTCGCCTGGGATGAGCGCGACCAGGTGATCCAGGCCGTGTTCGAGCGCTACGGCCGCGGCCGCGTGGCCGTGGTTTCCAACCACGCCTTCTTCAAGGCCAAGGGCGCCCTGCGGGCCGTGGCCCAGGCCCACGGGCGACCCGACAGTGAACTCAAGCAGCTGGCCCGCTATGTGCGCGGCTGGGAAGGCGGGCTGGAACGCGCGTCGGAGAATCCCGCCTGGGATACGATCCTGCGCCAGGCCCGCATGCTGAAAGGCCACTTCCACCAGTTCTCCGTGCACCCCGGCGGCACCATCGTCACGCCCGGGCCCCTGTGGGAGCACGCCGCGTTCCAGCCCGCGCCCGCGAAGGTGGGCGTCTCCACCACCACCTGGGACAAGGACGGCGTGGAGAACTACGGTCTGGTGAAGATCGACCTGCTGGGCAACCGCAGCCTCGCCGTCATCCGCGATGCCTACGAGGTGCTGGGGGACCGCGTGCCGAAGGATCCCGGCACCCATTCCCGGGGGGATGCCGATACCCAGGCCCTGCTGGGGCGGGGCGACAGCATCGGCGTGTTCTACGTCGAAAGCCCCGCCACGCGCCAGCTCCAGCAGCGGGTGGGAAAGGGCGACTTCGAGACCCTGGTGATCCACAGCAGCCTCATCCGCCCCGCCGCCTACCGCTGGGTGGACCGCTACGTGAAGCGCAGCCGCGGCGAGGAGGTCTGGGAGCCCAGCGATCCGGTCTTCAACGAGCTGCTCTCCGAGAGCTTCGGCGTGCTGGTCTACCAGGAGGATGTCATCAAGGTCTGCGTGGCGCTGGCGGGCTGGAGCCACCACGAGGCCGACCAGCTCCGCAAGCTGCTGGGCAAGCCCGACTGCGAGGCGAAGCTGCCCTTCTTCGAGGCGCGGTTCCGGCGGGGCTGCGCCGAACGTGGCGTGCGGCCTGCCACGGTGGACGAATCCTGGGACATGATCCGCACCTTCCAGGGCTACTCCTTCTGCAAGCCGCACTCCGCCAGCTACGCCCAGGTGAGCTTCGAAAGCGCCTGGATCAAGACCCACCACCCGGCGGTGTTCTTCGCATCCGTCATCACCAACCAGGGCGGCTACTACCCCGCCATCGCCTACCTGGGCGATGCGCGCCGCCATCGCCTGGTGGTGCGCGGGCCCGACGCGAATGCCAGCGCCTGGCCCTTCACGGCCGAGGGCGAGCAGGCCCTGCGCGTGGGTCTCATGCAGGTGCATGGCGCCCAGGAACCTGAGGTGCGCCGGCTGCTGGAGGAGCGCGACAAGAAAGGCCCCTTCGAGCACCTGGATGACCTGCTGGGCCGGGTGAAGCCCAGCGTCACCACGGCGGAGGCGCTTTGCGCCGCCGGGGCCTTCGACCTCTGGGCCCCGGATGGTGATCGCACGCGGCTCATGTGGGCCCGGCTGGGCGGCGTGCCCCCGGGCGTGCGCCCGCGCCCCACGGACCTCTTCGACCGCGCCGACCTGGAGATGGCGACCATGACCCTCACGCTGGAGCTGCACCCCGCGGCACTCGCCCGTGTGCGGAAGGGTGGGGGGTCCAGTCGGGCCGCCGAGGTGGTGAAGCCGAATCAGCGGTTGAGGTTTTGGGCTCTGGTCGTGGCGGACAAGGAAGTGGCCACCGAAAAGAACGAGCGCATGCAGTTCGTCACCTTCGAAGACGAGACCGGCCTCTGCGAAGCCGTCGCCTTCCCCGACGCCATCCGTAAAAGGCAGCGCCCCTTCCGCGTGGGTGAGATCGTCTGCGTCAGCGGCCGGTCCACCGAGCAGGATGGGTTGGCGGTGCTGGAGGTGGACTGA
- a CDS encoding M48 metallopeptidase family protein: MTSAPPLPYLEGYSPAVQARVRELLAQDQLGPYLASRYGEAHKVRNDKALFLAAVELKDRFMRNTAPLNKVLYDSKLQLLSHALGTLTAVSRVQGSRLKASREIRVASVFRDAPAAFLKMILVHELAHLKEREHNKAFYQLCTHMEPDYFQLEFDLRLYLTHREASAAAGVATGG; this comes from the coding sequence ATGACCTCCGCCCCGCCCCTGCCCTACCTGGAGGGCTACAGCCCCGCCGTGCAGGCCCGGGTGCGCGAGCTGCTGGCCCAGGATCAGCTGGGGCCCTACCTCGCCAGCCGCTACGGGGAAGCGCACAAGGTGCGCAACGACAAGGCCCTGTTCCTGGCCGCCGTGGAGCTGAAGGACCGCTTCATGCGGAACACGGCGCCGCTCAACAAGGTGCTGTACGACAGCAAGCTCCAGCTGCTGAGCCACGCCCTGGGCACGCTCACGGCGGTATCCAGGGTGCAGGGCAGCCGCCTCAAGGCCAGCCGCGAGATCCGCGTGGCCTCGGTGTTCCGCGACGCCCCGGCCGCCTTCCTGAAGATGATCCTGGTGCACGAGCTGGCCCACCTGAAGGAACGCGAGCACAACAAGGCCTTCTACCAGCTCTGCACCCACATGGAGCCGGACTACTTCCAGCTGGAATTCGACCTGCGCCTCTACCTGACCCACCGGGAGGCCAGCGCGGCGGCGGGGGTTGCGACGGGAGGGTAG